Proteins from a genomic interval of Beijerinckia indica subsp. indica ATCC 9039:
- a CDS encoding COG4315 family predicted lipoprotein has translation MMISRVAVSAFVMLAPTLLHSQPAIPEGDLMGSVLHTPDGKTLYVYDGDHIGEGRSNCTKGCAALWPPYLADNKAHASGDWSLIAREDGSKQWAYRGRPLYTWMKDGPGETKGDGAEGNVWHLAKP, from the coding sequence ATGATGATATCCCGTGTCGCAGTGAGTGCATTTGTCATGCTGGCGCCGACACTCCTCCATTCGCAGCCGGCTATACCGGAAGGAGATCTGATGGGGTCAGTCTTGCACACACCCGATGGCAAGACACTTTATGTGTATGATGGCGATCATATAGGAGAGGGGCGATCCAATTGCACCAAGGGGTGCGCAGCCCTTTGGCCACCTTATCTGGCGGATAATAAAGCACACGCGTCTGGCGACTGGTCCTTGATTGCGCGCGAGGATGGTTCGAAGCAATGGGCCTATAGAGGGCGGCCGCTCTATACTTGGATGAAGGATGGCCCCGGAGAAACCAAGGGCGATGGGGCCGAAGGTAATGTTTGGCATCTCGCAAAGCCATGA
- the egtD gene encoding L-histidine N(alpha)-methyltransferase: MFRSLRKLQDLEPSVADFRDEVIEGLTSVPKTLPCKFFYDTEGSILFDRICEVPAYYLTRTECAILARHAPDIAEFAGPGARLVEFGSGAGIKVRRLLNALSDPSAYVPIDISRTHLLRAAEALAEDFPNLPIMPVCADYTRSFTIPWQQNKKAGRLVGFFPGSTIGNFMPSEMQDFFRRSARLLGPGSLMIVGVDLPKDKNILEAAYDDREGATAAFNLNLLRRANRELYMNFNVSAFKHEAQWNAAASRVEMYLVSLVRQSVKLNGYRFDFLPGEKIHTENSYKYTISDFIRLVKAAGYEKIAAWTDEDDLFSVHVLRVTDSDRPMK; encoded by the coding sequence ATGTTTCGCTCCCTGCGCAAACTTCAAGATCTCGAACCGAGTGTCGCGGATTTTCGGGATGAAGTGATCGAAGGTCTAACGAGCGTACCGAAAACCTTGCCGTGTAAATTCTTCTATGACACGGAAGGCTCCATTTTGTTTGACCGCATCTGTGAAGTGCCGGCCTATTATCTGACACGGACCGAATGCGCCATACTCGCGCGCCATGCTCCAGACATTGCTGAATTCGCGGGGCCGGGTGCTCGCCTGGTCGAGTTTGGCTCTGGTGCCGGCATCAAGGTCAGACGGCTGTTGAACGCTTTGTCCGACCCTTCCGCTTATGTCCCGATCGATATTTCTCGGACGCATCTTTTAAGGGCGGCGGAAGCTCTCGCCGAGGACTTTCCGAACTTGCCCATCATGCCGGTTTGCGCGGATTATACGCGATCCTTCACCATTCCCTGGCAGCAGAACAAGAAAGCAGGCAGGCTTGTCGGTTTTTTCCCCGGTTCGACCATCGGCAATTTCATGCCCTCTGAAATGCAGGACTTTTTTCGCCGGAGTGCTCGGCTCTTGGGGCCCGGTTCATTAATGATCGTTGGTGTCGATCTTCCAAAAGACAAGAACATTCTGGAAGCGGCTTACGATGATCGGGAAGGAGCGACGGCGGCATTCAATCTCAATTTGCTGCGCCGCGCCAATAGGGAATTGTATATGAATTTCAACGTCTCGGCGTTCAAGCATGAGGCGCAATGGAATGCGGCTGCAAGCCGGGTCGAAATGTATCTCGTCAGTTTGGTCCGGCAAAGTGTCAAACTGAATGGGTATCGTTTCGACTTTCTCCCTGGCGAAAAGATCCACACGGAAAATTCTTACAAATATACCATCAGCGATTTCATTCGTCTCGTTAAGGCTGCAGGTTATGAAAAAATCGCGGCATGGACAGATGAGGATGATCTCTTCAGTGTTCATGTCTTGAGAGTCACGGACAGCGACAGGCCAATGAAATGA
- the egtB gene encoding ergothioneine biosynthesis protein EgtB: protein MKSNATFFLDEGDLPFPQGSLKKRPQSKRITDLYRSIRAETERLAAPLSAEDQTIQSMPDASPTKWHRAHTTWFFETFILEPFLQGYSVFDPAFNYLFNSYYEAIGPRHPRPSRGLLSRPGMDRVADYRVHVDRAMECLLETADRPILDLIILGLNHEQQHQELLLTDIKHAFSRSPLFPIYKAAPSPPNVTLPPKIDWWPIKSGLYPIGHDASEKGFAFDNEMPRHTVFLEDYALADRPVSNGEYRAFMDDGGYERPEFWLSDGWAIVQAEHWDAPAYWRREGSAWQVFTLHGMQDVRDDEPVCHVSYFEAAAYALWAGCRLPREHEWEVAARRFHSDHEHTHSQHFHPASLTSSRQKAIRQDVWEWTASAYAPYPGYHAEAGALGEYNGKFMINQMVLRGRSCATPVGHDRITYRNFFPPQARWQFSGFRLAKDR, encoded by the coding sequence ATGAAAAGCAATGCGACTTTTTTCCTCGATGAGGGTGATCTGCCTTTTCCGCAAGGCTCTCTGAAGAAGAGGCCGCAAAGCAAGCGGATCACCGATCTTTATCGATCCATACGCGCGGAAACCGAGAGACTTGCCGCGCCACTTTCGGCTGAGGATCAAACCATCCAGTCGATGCCTGATGCCAGCCCCACCAAATGGCACCGCGCGCATACAACATGGTTTTTCGAAACCTTTATCCTCGAACCCTTCTTACAGGGCTATTCTGTTTTCGATCCGGCTTTTAATTATCTCTTCAATTCCTATTACGAAGCCATCGGGCCTCGCCATCCACGTCCTTCGCGTGGCCTTTTGAGTCGTCCTGGAATGGATCGCGTGGCCGACTATCGTGTTCATGTCGATCGAGCCATGGAATGTCTCCTGGAAACGGCGGATCGGCCGATCCTGGACTTGATCATTCTGGGCCTCAATCATGAGCAGCAGCATCAGGAATTGCTTCTGACCGATATCAAACATGCCTTTTCCCGCTCGCCGCTATTTCCGATTTATAAAGCCGCGCCCTCTCCGCCCAATGTAACCCTTCCGCCGAAAATCGATTGGTGGCCTATCAAAAGCGGTCTCTACCCAATCGGCCACGATGCTTCTGAAAAAGGCTTTGCCTTCGACAATGAAATGCCAAGGCATACAGTCTTTTTGGAGGATTATGCGCTCGCCGATCGTCCGGTCAGCAATGGCGAATATCGCGCCTTCATGGACGATGGCGGTTATGAACGGCCGGAATTCTGGCTCTCCGACGGCTGGGCAATTGTTCAGGCGGAACATTGGGACGCGCCGGCTTATTGGCGCCGCGAGGGCTCGGCATGGCAAGTCTTTACTTTACATGGGATGCAAGACGTGAGGGACGACGAGCCCGTGTGCCATGTCAGTTATTTCGAGGCTGCGGCCTATGCGCTCTGGGCTGGATGCCGTCTGCCAAGGGAACACGAATGGGAAGTGGCGGCCAGGCGTTTCCACTCTGACCATGAACATACGCATTCTCAACATTTTCACCCCGCGTCATTGACGTCTTCGCGGCAAAAAGCAATCCGCCAGGATGTCTGGGAGTGGACCGCAAGCGCTTATGCTCCCTATCCAGGCTACCATGCGGAAGCCGGGGCGCTTGGGGAATATAACGGCAAATTCATGATCAATCAGATGGTCTTGCGGGGAAGATCCTGCGCGACCCCTGTGGGCCATGACAGAATTACCTATCGCAACTTTTTTCCACCGCAGGCGCGCTGGCAATTTTCTGGTTTCCGTCTCGCGAAGGATCGATAA
- a CDS encoding cytochrome b6 — MKSMRHTHYAALLGVVFLFAVSVALAQQASQGVTSYMPVDIKESFSSIMARMKAAKPDIAKQHDDLLKERYDLSNRPSQNDKMTGGKPLQEGVRVKLPAGTDWDKLAAMTPSEIQDKNLFPKGFYPLPHPNHSEGGMVFPKFMIDEVKKQEDRDLTRFDLDYDLPDHFLPVFPAPIFLTTRPDLGDVSKGKLVTIANYYELFNGLLNPKQLEGLRLLLTPFPQQQFNQTEDRRSEKISRGVACFDCHANGHTNAGTHLVGDIRPQEFRHRIDTPSLRGVNIQRLFGSQRALKTVEDFTEFEQRGAYFDGDPVIATKKGVNILERGSQVHFMAEFQELLDFPPAPKLDLFGKLDPAKATPAELRGQEIFFGKGQCGTCHTAPYYTDNLMHNLKAERFYKPVLINGIMASADGPIKTFPLRGIKDSPPYLHDGRLLTLEDSVEFFNLVLGTKLTSAEKQDLVLFLKTL, encoded by the coding sequence ATGAAATCTATGAGACATACGCATTATGCCGCGCTTTTGGGCGTGGTTTTCTTGTTCGCTGTCAGCGTGGCGCTCGCCCAGCAGGCGAGCCAGGGCGTCACAAGTTATATGCCTGTCGATATCAAGGAATCTTTTTCATCGATCATGGCCCGCATGAAAGCGGCCAAGCCCGATATCGCCAAGCAGCATGATGATCTGCTTAAGGAACGGTATGACTTGAGCAACCGGCCTTCACAGAATGACAAAATGACGGGTGGCAAGCCCTTGCAGGAGGGCGTGCGTGTGAAATTGCCGGCGGGCACGGATTGGGACAAGCTCGCGGCCATGACGCCGTCTGAAATCCAGGACAAAAATCTCTTTCCTAAGGGCTTTTATCCGCTGCCGCATCCAAACCATTCAGAAGGCGGTATGGTCTTTCCCAAATTCATGATTGATGAGGTCAAGAAACAGGAAGACCGCGATCTCACCCGCTTCGATCTCGATTATGATTTGCCCGATCACTTCCTGCCTGTCTTCCCCGCACCGATTTTTCTGACGACCCGCCCAGACCTTGGAGACGTATCCAAGGGCAAGCTCGTCACCATTGCCAATTATTACGAACTCTTCAACGGTCTCCTCAATCCGAAACAATTGGAAGGGCTGCGCTTGCTGTTGACACCCTTCCCGCAGCAGCAATTCAATCAGACGGAGGATCGCCGCTCGGAGAAGATCAGCCGGGGTGTGGCTTGTTTCGATTGTCATGCCAATGGTCATACCAATGCGGGAACGCATCTTGTTGGCGATATCAGACCGCAGGAATTTCGTCACCGGATCGATACGCCCTCGCTGCGGGGCGTGAACATCCAACGTTTATTCGGCTCGCAGCGCGCCTTGAAGACGGTCGAGGATTTCACGGAATTCGAGCAGAGGGGGGCTTATTTCGACGGCGATCCGGTGATCGCGACGAAAAAGGGCGTCAATATTCTGGAGCGCGGCAGTCAGGTCCATTTCATGGCGGAATTTCAGGAATTGCTGGATTTTCCGCCAGCGCCAAAGCTCGATCTTTTCGGAAAGCTCGATCCCGCCAAGGCGACGCCGGCTGAGCTTCGCGGCCAGGAGATTTTCTTCGGCAAGGGACAATGCGGTACTTGCCACACGGCGCCCTATTATACCGACAATCTCATGCATAATTTGAAGGCGGAGCGGTTCTATAAGCCGGTGTTGATCAATGGGATCATGGCCAGTGCCGATGGGCCGATCAAGACCTTCCCGCTGCGCGGGATCAAGGATTCGCCGCCCTATCTGCATGACGGGCGTTTGCTGACTCTCGAGGATAGTGTCGAATTCTTCAACCTGGTTCTCGGCACCAAACTGACGAGTGCGGAAAAGCAGGATCTCGTCCTTTTCTTGAAAACGCTTTGA
- a CDS encoding LysR family transcriptional regulator has protein sequence MPLVEDLHCFVRVAECGSFSIVARENMVSQATIGRRIGTLEDHFKILLFHRSTRKIVLTDAGQSFLVYARRILQEFEAAENALGRHSAEPKGRVRVASTNAFGQYLIRGLAQFNERYPGLHIDLVLGDGFINLIEDGFDLALKIGEVTESSVVARHLGDVPRSLVASPAYLAKHGAPEDASALQHHECVLFSYGATRQVWNVGGSLVRVSGSFRTNSSIAQFEAVRNGMGISLFPWFQVDEDVRSGRLIRLLPDMPIEPIHFYMTYPAYRTLPPRTRVVVDWITDEAHKLVPGPVYDEKDID, from the coding sequence ATGCCACTCGTCGAAGATCTTCATTGTTTCGTCCGTGTCGCGGAATGCGGCTCCTTTTCGATCGTCGCCCGGGAAAATATGGTGAGCCAGGCAACGATCGGGCGTCGGATTGGGACGCTCGAGGATCATTTCAAGATCCTCCTGTTCCATCGCTCGACGCGCAAAATCGTCCTGACCGATGCCGGCCAGAGCTTTCTCGTTTATGCCCGGCGCATTCTGCAGGAGTTCGAGGCCGCGGAAAACGCTCTTGGCCGCCATAGCGCCGAGCCAAAGGGTCGCGTCCGTGTCGCCTCGACCAATGCCTTCGGCCAATATCTGATCCGAGGCCTTGCGCAATTCAACGAACGCTATCCGGGTCTCCATATCGACCTTGTGCTCGGCGATGGATTCATCAATCTGATCGAGGACGGTTTCGATCTTGCCTTAAAGATCGGCGAGGTCACTGAATCCTCGGTCGTCGCCCGCCATCTCGGCGATGTGCCGCGTTCACTCGTGGCATCACCCGCCTATCTCGCCAAACACGGCGCGCCGGAAGATGCTTCCGCATTGCAGCATCATGAATGCGTTCTGTTCAGTTATGGCGCGACACGGCAGGTTTGGAATGTCGGCGGCAGTCTCGTGCGTGTATCCGGCTCCTTTCGGACCAATAGCAGCATTGCGCAGTTCGAGGCGGTGCGCAATGGCATGGGGATCAGCCTGTTTCCCTGGTTCCAGGTCGATGAGGATGTCAGAAGTGGACGTCTTATCCGCCTGTTGCCGGATATGCCGATCGAGCCCATTCATTTTTACATGACTTATCCCGCCTATCGGACCTTGCCGCCGCGCACACGCGTGGTGGTGGATTGGATTACCGATGAAGCCCACAAGCTGGTTCCTGGGCCAGTGTATGACGAAAAAGACATAGACTGA
- a CDS encoding electron transfer flavoprotein-ubiquinone oxidoreductase yields the protein MEFDVVIVGAGPAGLAAAIHLKQLATKTGKDLSVLVVEKGSEVGAHILSGVVVDPHGLDTLLPEWRQDEDRPLRTQVTEDTFVFLTETKAQALPMALLPKLMGNHGNFIGSLGDVTRYLAAKAEALGVDIYPGFAATEILYDEAGTVVGVATGDMGIAKDGTQRSDYTRGVELRARYTLFAEGARGSLSKQIIARFQLDKDREPQKYGIGFKELWEIQPEKFHAGRVQHSLGWPLDRETGGGSFLYHFGENLVSIGFVVHLNYTNPTLFPFGEFQKFKSHPAIRTVLEGGKRLSYGARALTEGGWQSVPKLTFPGGALIGCAAGFINVPRIKGSHNAILSGIQAAQAIIDIWDTQASAPIAPELTAYEQGWRTSAIGADLYPVRNMKPLWSRYGTPLGIMLGGLDLWTNVLFNKSLFGTLPHGKPDYACLKPLSQVKPLTYPKPDGVITFDRLSSVFVSNTHHAEDQPSHLQLKDPSIPITDNLPLYGEPARLYCPAAVYEVVYADEENKKDPRFVINAQNCVHCKTCDIKDPAQNINWVPPEGGGGPNYPNM from the coding sequence ATGGAATTTGATGTCGTCATCGTGGGAGCCGGGCCAGCGGGGCTCGCGGCGGCGATTCATCTCAAGCAACTCGCAACGAAAACAGGCAAGGATCTTTCCGTTCTCGTCGTCGAAAAAGGCAGTGAGGTCGGGGCGCATATTCTCTCCGGCGTCGTCGTCGATCCGCATGGCCTCGACACTTTACTGCCGGAATGGCGGCAGGACGAAGACCGCCCTCTGCGTACACAAGTCACCGAAGACACATTCGTGTTTCTGACCGAGACGAAAGCGCAGGCCCTGCCCATGGCTCTGCTGCCAAAGCTCATGGGCAATCATGGCAATTTCATTGGCTCGCTCGGCGATGTCACGCGTTATCTCGCTGCCAAGGCCGAGGCGCTCGGCGTCGATATCTATCCAGGCTTTGCCGCCACCGAGATTCTCTATGACGAGGCCGGCACTGTGGTCGGCGTTGCGACCGGCGATATGGGTATCGCCAAGGACGGCACGCAGCGTTCCGACTATACCCGAGGCGTCGAATTACGGGCGCGCTATACTTTATTTGCCGAAGGCGCACGCGGCTCGCTGAGCAAGCAAATCATCGCCCGTTTCCAGCTCGACAAGGATCGCGAGCCACAGAAATATGGCATCGGATTCAAGGAATTATGGGAAATACAGCCGGAAAAATTTCATGCCGGCCGCGTCCAGCACAGCCTCGGCTGGCCGCTTGATCGCGAGACCGGCGGCGGCTCCTTCCTCTATCATTTCGGGGAAAATCTCGTCTCCATCGGCTTCGTGGTGCATCTCAATTACACCAATCCGACCCTGTTTCCATTCGGAGAATTCCAGAAATTCAAGTCACATCCCGCTATTCGCACGGTGCTCGAAGGGGGCAAGCGCCTTTCCTATGGCGCACGCGCTTTGACCGAGGGCGGCTGGCAATCCGTCCCCAAGCTCACCTTTCCAGGCGGCGCCTTGATCGGTTGCGCGGCAGGCTTCATCAATGTGCCGCGCATCAAGGGATCGCATAATGCCATTCTCTCCGGCATACAGGCGGCGCAAGCGATCATCGATATTTGGGATACACAAGCCTCCGCGCCCATCGCCCCCGAATTGACGGCCTATGAGCAAGGCTGGCGAACCTCGGCCATCGGGGCCGATCTCTATCCCGTGCGCAATATGAAACCGCTCTGGTCGCGCTATGGCACACCACTCGGCATCATGCTCGGCGGACTGGATCTGTGGACCAATGTCCTGTTCAACAAATCCCTGTTCGGTACGCTGCCGCATGGCAAGCCGGATTATGCCTGTCTGAAGCCACTGTCGCAGGTCAAGCCATTGACCTATCCCAAGCCAGACGGCGTCATCACTTTCGATCGTCTATCGTCCGTCTTCGTCTCGAACACTCATCATGCCGAGGATCAGCCCAGTCATTTGCAGCTGAAGGATCCAAGCATTCCGATCACGGACAATCTGCCTCTCTACGGCGAGCCGGCGCGGCTCTACTGCCCGGCGGCGGTCTATGAAGTCGTCTATGCCGACGAAGAGAACAAAAAAGATCCGCGTTTCGTCATCAATGCGCAGAACTGCGTTCATTGCAAAACCTGCGACATCAAGGACCCGGCGCAGAACATCAATTGGGTGCCCCCCGAAGGCGGCGGCGGGCCGAATTATCCAAATATGTAA
- a CDS encoding 3-hydroxyacyl-CoA dehydrogenase/enoyl-CoA hydratase family protein: MSTIAFRKGAVIGAGTMGSGIAAHLANAGLEVVLLDLDAEVASAAIGRQLKAGGFMLPDFAKRIKTGSTKTDLGLLADADWIIEAVAERLDIKHALFNAIDQVRKPESIVSSNTSTLPLHQLVEGLSPALASRFLIAHFFNPPRQMRLLELVSGPKTAPEVTAAIRQFCDVNLGKGVVSCKDTPGFIGNRIGCYWLAAGLNEAIKLGLDVEAADFVMGKPFGFPKTGIFGLYDLIGNDLMPALIRSLQSSLPATDPVHAYAAEPELLAGMLKKGLTGRKGGGGFYKLSADRKTKEVIDLSTGDYRAQKGVEAEVQEAAKGDGRALLSYAGPAGLYAKAVLIRTLSYAAALVPEIADRPDEVDEAMRIGYGWKYGPFELIDRIGASWLADQLKEEGTPVPPLLAGATSGQGFYRVEKGEKESLTEAPSGPAYSPIPVPEGVISLAALKLKAKPVTQSEAASLWDLGDGIGLFEFHTKMNVFTQGLLEAVGAMVVEAPKHFSGVVIGNEGPAFSAGADLSAILALSEKGDGAAIESFIRTGLASFNAVKYAPFPIVAAQFGAALGGGCEIGLHAHAIAAHAEATIGLVEVRVGLIPGWAGIIELLIRLLEQGLAADVAVAETLERVLGAASSAGAYDAQARGLLRPTDKVTMNRDRLIADAKAIALSQKAAFKPFTPPTFTLPAASLLEDRLTALGDKLAPHDKEIGKVLVGVLSGSGAPISEQELNERITKAFVALALTQPSRDRIAQMIKTGKPLRN, translated from the coding sequence ATGTCGACGATTGCTTTCAGGAAGGGTGCCGTCATCGGCGCGGGCACCATGGGCTCTGGAATCGCCGCGCATCTTGCCAATGCGGGGCTTGAAGTGGTTCTCCTCGATCTCGATGCCGAGGTCGCCAGTGCCGCTATCGGCCGGCAATTGAAGGCCGGCGGCTTTATGTTGCCTGATTTCGCCAAGCGCATCAAAACGGGAAGCACAAAGACCGATCTTGGCCTTCTCGCCGATGCCGACTGGATCATTGAGGCAGTTGCCGAACGGCTCGATATTAAACATGCCCTGTTCAATGCGATCGATCAGGTGCGCAAGCCCGAATCCATCGTCAGTTCCAATACTTCTACCCTCCCCTTGCATCAATTGGTCGAGGGCCTGTCCCCGGCGCTCGCCAGCCGCTTCTTGATCGCACATTTCTTCAATCCACCGCGTCAGATGCGGCTCCTCGAACTGGTGAGCGGTCCCAAAACCGCGCCCGAGGTGACGGCCGCGATCCGCCAGTTCTGCGATGTCAATCTTGGCAAGGGTGTCGTGTCTTGCAAGGATACGCCCGGCTTCATCGGCAATCGCATCGGCTGTTATTGGCTCGCCGCCGGTCTCAACGAGGCGATCAAGCTTGGTCTTGATGTGGAAGCCGCCGATTTCGTCATGGGCAAGCCTTTCGGCTTTCCGAAAACCGGCATTTTCGGGCTCTATGATCTCATCGGCAATGATCTGATGCCGGCTTTGATCCGCTCCTTGCAATCGAGCCTGCCCGCCACGGATCCGGTTCATGCCTATGCGGCGGAACCAGAGCTTCTCGCCGGGATGCTCAAGAAAGGCCTCACCGGCCGTAAGGGCGGCGGCGGCTTTTACAAACTCTCCGCCGATCGCAAAACGAAGGAAGTCATCGATCTTTCGACCGGCGACTACCGGGCCCAGAAAGGTGTCGAGGCCGAGGTGCAGGAAGCCGCCAAGGGGGATGGCCGCGCCCTGCTCTCCTATGCCGGCCCGGCCGGATTGTATGCCAAAGCGGTGCTGATCCGTACACTCTCCTATGCGGCGGCTTTGGTGCCGGAAATTGCCGACCGGCCCGACGAAGTCGATGAGGCGATGCGCATCGGCTATGGCTGGAAATATGGCCCGTTCGAATTGATCGACCGGATCGGCGCTTCCTGGCTCGCCGATCAGCTGAAGGAGGAAGGCACACCTGTGCCGCCGCTGCTTGCTGGCGCAACCTCCGGCCAAGGCTTCTACCGCGTCGAAAAGGGCGAGAAGGAATCCTTGACCGAGGCGCCCTCCGGCCCGGCCTATAGCCCGATTCCCGTGCCGGAAGGCGTCATTTCCCTGGCCGCGCTGAAACTCAAGGCGAAGCCCGTCACGCAGAGCGAGGCGGCGAGCCTATGGGATCTTGGCGATGGCATTGGCCTCTTCGAATTCCACACCAAGATGAATGTCTTCACGCAAGGCCTGCTCGAAGCGGTCGGCGCCATGGTCGTGGAGGCACCGAAGCATTTTTCTGGTGTGGTCATCGGCAATGAAGGCCCAGCCTTCAGCGCTGGTGCCGATCTCTCCGCCATTCTCGCTTTGTCGGAAAAAGGCGATGGCGCGGCGATCGAATCGTTCATCCGCACCGGCCTCGCCTCGTTCAATGCTGTGAAATATGCCCCCTTCCCGATCGTCGCGGCACAATTCGGCGCAGCACTCGGTGGCGGCTGCGAAATCGGCCTGCATGCCCATGCGATCGCCGCCCATGCCGAGGCGACGATCGGCCTCGTCGAGGTCCGCGTCGGCCTCATTCCGGGCTGGGCGGGCATTATCGAATTGCTGATCCGTCTCCTGGAACAAGGCTTGGCTGCGGACGTTGCGGTGGCGGAAACCCTGGAGCGCGTTCTGGGAGCCGCCTCCTCGGCTGGCGCCTATGATGCGCAGGCGCGCGGCCTATTGCGCCCCACCGACAAGGTCACCATGAACCGGGACCGCCTCATCGCCGATGCCAAGGCCATCGCGCTTTCCCAAAAAGCAGCGTTCAAACCCTTCACGCCGCCGACCTTCACTTTGCCGGCGGCCTCCCTGCTCGAAGACAGACTCACAGCGCTCGGCGACAAACTCGCTCCCCATGACAAGGAAATCGGCAAGGTGCTTGTCGGCGTCCTGTCGGGTTCCGGTGCGCCCATCAGCGAGCAGGAGCTCAATGAGCGCATCACCAAGGCTTTTGTGGCGCTTGCCCTGACGCAGCCCTCGCGCGACCGGATCGCCCAAATGATCAAGACCGGCAAACCTTTGCGTAACTAA
- a CDS encoding acyl-CoA dehydrogenase C-terminal domain-containing protein — translation MPDYQAPVDDMVYLLKEVFKADEVFAQLPEYSEINVDLARTVLEEAGRLCANVLRPINLSGDIEGCHLENGVVRTPKGFKEAYKAYVDGAWPGLSATPEFGGQGLPRTLQILVDEMLSGSNLSFGLIPGLSRGAAETIEAHATQELKEKYLPKMIEGIWTGAMALTEAQAGSDLGLLKATATPREDGSYTVSGSKIFISSGDQDLSENVIHLVLARLPGAPAGSRGISLFLCPKFLVNEDGSLGSRNNVNVGSLEHKMGIHAQPTCVMNYDDSQGWLVGEPNRGLNAMFTMMNAERLFVGVQGLGLAEASYQTAASYAKERKQGRTPGGKDTTSIIEHPDVRKMLLTILSFVEAARALTVFTALEMDKEKAHQDEATRKTASGLIALLTPVVKAAFTDFGFEATVLGQQVLGGHGYIREWGQEQFVRDARIAMIYEGTNGIQAQDLVVRKLILDDGAPVSTFFALISQTLSESASQPGAAAIAAKLGAALELLQNVTKKLQKGDFANATDQNAAATDYLRLFALVTFGWFWLRMALVTLAKGDGADARDKRKLTLAEFFTTRILPQTASLAEQIEAGSKTLLALEADAF, via the coding sequence ATGCCCGATTATCAAGCGCCCGTCGATGACATGGTCTATCTCCTGAAAGAGGTCTTCAAGGCGGACGAAGTGTTTGCGCAATTGCCCGAATATAGCGAGATCAATGTGGATCTCGCCCGCACGGTCCTTGAGGAAGCCGGACGGCTTTGCGCCAATGTGCTGCGCCCGATCAATCTCAGCGGCGATATCGAGGGCTGCCACCTGGAAAATGGCGTCGTGCGCACGCCAAAGGGATTCAAGGAGGCCTATAAGGCCTATGTGGATGGCGCATGGCCTGGCCTTTCGGCCACGCCGGAATTCGGCGGCCAGGGCCTGCCGCGCACCCTTCAAATCCTTGTCGATGAAATGCTGTCGGGCTCGAATCTCTCCTTTGGCCTCATCCCCGGATTGAGCCGTGGCGCCGCCGAGACCATCGAAGCCCATGCGACGCAGGAGCTGAAAGAGAAATATCTGCCCAAGATGATCGAGGGCATCTGGACCGGCGCCATGGCTCTCACGGAAGCGCAGGCCGGTTCCGATCTCGGCCTTTTGAAAGCCACCGCCACGCCACGCGAGGATGGATCCTATACGGTCTCGGGATCGAAAATTTTCATTTCGTCCGGCGATCAGGACCTTTCGGAAAATGTCATCCATCTGGTGCTGGCCCGCCTGCCCGGAGCGCCCGCTGGATCGCGCGGCATCAGCCTGTTCCTCTGCCCGAAATTTCTCGTCAACGAGGATGGTTCGCTTGGCAGCCGCAATAATGTGAATGTCGGCTCGCTGGAGCATAAAATGGGCATTCACGCGCAGCCGACCTGCGTGATGAACTATGACGACAGCCAGGGCTGGCTGGTCGGCGAACCCAATCGCGGCCTCAACGCCATGTTCACCATGATGAATGCCGAACGTCTGTTCGTCGGCGTCCAGGGTCTTGGCCTTGCCGAGGCCTCCTACCAGACCGCTGCCTCTTACGCCAAGGAACGCAAGCAGGGCCGCACGCCTGGCGGTAAGGACACGACCTCGATCATCGAACATCCCGATGTGCGCAAAATGCTGCTCACCATTTTGAGCTTCGTCGAAGCGGCGCGCGCGCTCACCGTTTTCACCGCGCTCGAAATGGATAAGGAAAAGGCGCATCAGGACGAGGCGACACGCAAGACGGCCTCTGGCCTCATCGCTTTGCTCACACCGGTCGTCAAGGCAGCCTTTACCGATTTTGGTTTCGAGGCAACGGTCCTTGGCCAGCAGGTTCTGGGCGGCCACGGCTATATTCGCGAATGGGGCCAGGAACAATTCGTGCGCGATGCCCGTATCGCCATGATTTATGAGGGGACCAACGGCATTCAGGCGCAAGATCTTGTCGTGCGCAAGCTCATCCTCGATGATGGCGCGCCGGTCAGCACCTTCTTCGCCCTGATCTCCCAGACCCTCTCGGAAAGCGCGAGCCAGCCGGGCGCTGCCGCGATCGCCGCGAAGCTCGGCGCGGCGCTGGAACTTCTGCAAAACGTGACCAAGAAGCTGCAAAAGGGCGATTTCGCCAATGCCACCGACCAGAATGCCGCTGCGACCGATTATCTGCGGCTCTTCGCGCTGGTGACCTTCGGCTGGTTCTGGCTGCGCATGGCCCTGGTGACGCTCGCCAAGGGTGATGGAGCCGACGCGCGCGATAAACGCAAACTGACCCTTGCGGAATTTTTCACAACCCGCATCCTGCCGCAGACCGCCTCGCTCGCCGAACAGATCGAGGCTGGCTCCAAAACCTTGCTGGCTCTTGAAGCCGACGCGTTCTGA